CAGCATATCCCTCAATACCTGTAATCTGCCCAGCAAAGTAAAGATCATCTCGCTTACGGAATTGCATTGTTGGGTATAAGAGAGTAGGGGCGTTCATAAAGGTATTTCGATGCATCTGTCCCATACGTACGAACGATGCATTCTCTAAGCCTGATATCATTCGCAAGATTTCCGCCTGCTGGCCCCAGCGAATATTGGTCTGGAAGCCAACGATATTATATAGACTACCCGCCAAGTTGTCTTTGCGAAGCTGCACCACTGCATAGGGACGCTGATTCGTGTGAGGATTCCATATACCTACAGGACGCATAGGTCCATAAGCAAGTGTTTCATCACCCCGGCTTGCTAACTGTTCAATAGGTACACAGCCTTCAAAGAAATGAGGGTCTTCACGCTCAAAATCACGGAGTTCTATTCTCTCGGCCGTCTTTAGCGCCTCAACAAAGCGTAGGTACTGCTCTTTATCCATAGGGCAATTAATATAATCGCCTTCATCATCTTCACCACGATCATAACGATTCCCCAGAAATGCGATAGACATATCAATGGACTCTGCCGTGACAATAGGAGAAATCGCATCATAGAAATAAAGATATTCTTCTCCTGTCAGAATGCCGATTTCCTTCGCAAGGGTAGGTGAAGTCAATGGCCCCGTCGCTACAATCACCGGCACATCTTCTGGGATTTTCGTTACTTCTTCACGAATAATCTCTATGTTTGGATGTTGAGTCAGCGCATCAGTGACCAAAGTCGAAAACAGTTCACGGTCAACAGCTAATGCGCCACCCGCAGCAACGGATGATCTCTCTGCGCAATCTATCAACAAAGATTTAAGCAGTTTCATTTCATGTTGCAGCAAGCCTGTCGCGCGGTCCGGCAATTTGGACCCCAGAGAATTACTACAAACCAGCTCAGCCAGCCGATCACTGACATGTGCTCCTGTTGATTTTTGCGGGCGCATTTCATAAAGCTTAACAGAAATACCGCGTTGGGCTAATTGCCATGCTGCCTCAGAGCCTGCTAAACCACCACCAATAACCGTTACTATACTCACTCATATACTCCGTAACACACAACATCATCTTACTATTTTACTCTAGAATACGTTCTTTTTAGAACGCGTATTTTATCTACCTATATAGAAGCGGGGTCAATTTGTTTAAGCAATCTCAATAACGATTCGCGGTCTTGAGGGGTTACTTCACCATTATTTAAAAGCTCCAGAATCACGCTTCTAGATCCTTCAAAATCCCCAGTACGGAACAATGCAACTGCCATTTGATACTTCAGAGCATGTTCCCATGGATGGTCTGGATTGAACTGCAAAGCAAAATGGTAAGCATCTAAAGCTTCTATGTATTGGTGCGTTTGCATGTAGGCATTTGCCAACCGTTCATATACACGCGATCGAGTCACATCAATCCCCAGTGGGTTCTTACTATGTAGCAAAAACCGCTGAAGAATATCTATGACTTCTCTTGGACGGCTTTGATATTCTTCGAGAATTTCCGACTGGTTAAGCAGTGCTTCTGTGTGTAATGACTTATCTGTAGCTGAGTTCGTCAATTCAATCGCTTCAGCGCCTGTATCTAGTGCGCGATTCAGGTCAATTTTCCTCAGGGCGCGGGTCTGTAACAGTAAAACCTGCACAGACCACTGCTGTGGCAACTCCGACGGATAGGTATCCAGGGCCTTTGTCAGATACATATCTGCTTTTATAGGATCACGCCGCTCATAAAAAGCAATGAACCCAAGCCGTTCATAGACATAAGCCGTTAGCTCCGGCACATGGCTTGCCGTAAATAGTGCCTGACGTAAGTAAGTCTCTGCTTGCTCCACATCAGTAAGGATCAACGAGACGCGGCCTATCTGATAGTAGATCCAACCCAGGTTTTCATAATCTGGATGCGACCCCATAATCTCGAGATAGTGTTCTTTTGCACGCAGTAAATCCGATTTTTCCATAAAACCAACAAGTGCTGTCTCATAGCGCATCAACAGACTATCAGCGATAAGTTCCCGTATTTGAGGGCGATCCTGGGGATTAATACTTAGCAGCTCAACGGCTTGATCCACATCACGTAACACATCATCAGGCTTTTGTACCAACAGCTTAAGCCGGCTCCTTGCCAGCAAAAGACTGGCGCGCATCTCCTTATCAGGGTCTGCACGCAATGACTTTGCGATGAGATTTTCAGCTCGTTTAATATCTCGGTTATCAAGATATGACTGAATTTGCCGAAGTGCGACCATAACATGTATCCTGTCTATTCTGTGCCAGCTGTATTGCTTTTAGATGCAAAGTGTTGTCGCAACATATCCACTGTACCACCCAAAACGGCTTTACGAGCCTGATTGATAGCGCTCTTCACACCTTCCGCATTCGAACTACCATGCCCAATGATGACAATACCATCAACACCCAGTAGGGGAGCACCGCCAATTGCATTCGTGTCGAGACGACTGCGAACACTGTTCAGTGCCGGACGTAATAGCAATCCACCAAGCTTTGCGCGCCAGCTCTTGTTGACCTCTTGACGGAGTAAGTTGGTAAAGTAGCGGATTGTGCTCTCAAATGTCTTTAGGAAAACATTGCCTACAAATCCATCAAACACAATGACTTCTGCATTTTGCGTGAGAATTTCTTTTGGCTCAATATGACCAACGTAATTAATCTCACTCTTTTGCAAAAGTGCCTGTGTAGCAGCCAACATCTGGTTGCCTTTACCTTCTTCTTCACCAATAGATAAAGTCGCAACACGCGGCGGATCATAAGACAGGGCACTACGTGCATAAATGCTGCCCATTTCTGCAAATTGCACCAGCCATTCCGGCTTTACATCTGCATTAGCGCCAATATCCAATACAATGATCGGATGATCATATATGGGGTATATGGCTGTAAGCGCTGGGCGCTTTACCCCGGGAATACGACGTAATGTACTTAATGTCGCGATCGCCATTGCAGCCCCTGTATTACCCATCGTCACAAAGGCATCAGCTTTACCATCTTTCACAAGTTGCATCCCCACATGCATAGATGATTTTTCGTAGCCTCTCGTGACGTCGCCTGCCTTCGTGCTCATCGCAATTTCTTGGGGAGCATCCAGAATTTCAATATTCATTCCAGTTGTATCGTGTTTTTCTAATTCCTTTTGGATACGATGGATCGGACCTACCAGAATAATATCAACGTGAAACTCTTTCGCAGCTAGTACCGCGCCCGCGACATCTGGCTCAGGACGATTATCTGTCCCTAAGGCGTCTACAACAATTCGCATCATTTCTCCTAAACAGGGGGTTTTTGTGGCTTGCTTAAGTGTACACAAGTTTAAAAGGGATACTATGGTATGGATAAATGTTTGTAAAGAATCATGTCGGGTTAAGGGATTGACACAACAAGGCTCACCAGTATAA
The Phototrophicus methaneseepsis DNA segment above includes these coding regions:
- the trmFO gene encoding methylenetetrahydrofolate--tRNA-(uracil(54)-C(5))-methyltransferase (FADH(2)-oxidizing) TrmFO; the encoded protein is MSIVTVIGGGLAGSEAAWQLAQRGISVKLYEMRPQKSTGAHVSDRLAELVCSNSLGSKLPDRATGLLQHEMKLLKSLLIDCAERSSVAAGGALAVDRELFSTLVTDALTQHPNIEIIREEVTKIPEDVPVIVATGPLTSPTLAKEIGILTGEEYLYFYDAISPIVTAESIDMSIAFLGNRYDRGEDDEGDYINCPMDKEQYLRFVEALKTAERIELRDFEREDPHFFEGCVPIEQLASRGDETLAYGPMRPVGIWNPHTNQRPYAVVQLRKDNLAGSLYNIVGFQTNIRWGQQAEILRMISGLENASFVRMGQMHRNTFMNAPTLLYPTMQFRKRDDLYFAGQITGIEGYAGNIGTGLLAGLNLAHHLMNKQSWVPSETTMLGALCHYVTETDPEDFQPMKANFGILPELEKKVRGKGERKKAYAARALEDMKADILESDDTYLTSEMTNSVSRQL
- a CDS encoding tetratricopeptide repeat protein; translation: MVALRQIQSYLDNRDIKRAENLIAKSLRADPDKEMRASLLLARSRLKLLVQKPDDVLRDVDQAVELLSINPQDRPQIRELIADSLLMRYETALVGFMEKSDLLRAKEHYLEIMGSHPDYENLGWIYYQIGRVSLILTDVEQAETYLRQALFTASHVPELTAYVYERLGFIAFYERRDPIKADMYLTKALDTYPSELPQQWSVQVLLLQTRALRKIDLNRALDTGAEAIELTNSATDKSLHTEALLNQSEILEEYQSRPREVIDILQRFLLHSKNPLGIDVTRSRVYERLANAYMQTHQYIEALDAYHFALQFNPDHPWEHALKYQMAVALFRTGDFEGSRSVILELLNNGEVTPQDRESLLRLLKQIDPASI
- the plsX gene encoding phosphate acyltransferase PlsX — its product is MMRIVVDALGTDNRPEPDVAGAVLAAKEFHVDIILVGPIHRIQKELEKHDTTGMNIEILDAPQEIAMSTKAGDVTRGYEKSSMHVGMQLVKDGKADAFVTMGNTGAAMAIATLSTLRRIPGVKRPALTAIYPIYDHPIIVLDIGANADVKPEWLVQFAEMGSIYARSALSYDPPRVATLSIGEEEGKGNQMLAATQALLQKSEINYVGHIEPKEILTQNAEVIVFDGFVGNVFLKTFESTIRYFTNLLRQEVNKSWRAKLGGLLLRPALNSVRSRLDTNAIGGAPLLGVDGIVIIGHGSSNAEGVKSAINQARKAVLGGTVDMLRQHFASKSNTAGTE